One window of Candidatus Nitrospira kreftii genomic DNA carries:
- a CDS encoding hypothetical protein (conserved protein of unknown function), giving the protein MKIRAGITLFILLVVLSQGCAFSRGTLGDEINADAIATLHKGKTTKADVINLLGAPDRLVQLNGRDVFQYYRYDAKAGSLLLIILNFTRLSIKSDDLFVVMNQDGLVEDVISSKRTDGLKFRFWPFGE; this is encoded by the coding sequence ATGAAAATAAGAGCCGGTATCACTCTCTTCATTTTGCTCGTCGTTCTCTCCCAAGGTTGTGCGTTCAGCCGGGGGACATTGGGAGATGAGATCAACGCGGACGCCATTGCCACCCTCCATAAGGGAAAAACCACGAAAGCAGACGTGATCAATCTGCTTGGTGCACCGGATCGCCTTGTCCAGCTTAATGGGCGCGACGTCTTCCAATACTATCGGTACGATGCCAAGGCGGGGAGTCTCCTCTTGATCATCCTCAATTTCACCCGCCTCTCCATCAAGAGCGACGACCTTTTTGTCGTCATGAATCAAGACGGGCTGGTCGAGGATGTCATTTCATCGAAACGAACCGATGGTCTGAAATTTCGCTTCTGGCCTTTTGGGGAGTGA
- a CDS encoding GNAT family N-acetyltransferase yields MLDAIRIRRAELDDTNTITAFNTAMAFETEHRHLDQARLRDGIRSLLSHPEYGFYIIAEHSSCHVIQPIGQLMITFEWSEWRNGVFWWIQSVYVAPNQRGRGVYRAMHRHIADEAKNDPCICGIRLYVARDNHRAHAAYRKVGLAPSSYDMYEIDFILGHHAIKP; encoded by the coding sequence ATGCTTGACGCCATCCGTATTCGACGTGCGGAACTAGACGATACGAACACAATCACAGCGTTCAATACCGCCATGGCATTCGAAACCGAGCATCGTCATCTTGATCAGGCAAGATTACGAGATGGTATCCGCTCCCTACTATCACATCCCGAATATGGATTTTATATCATCGCCGAGCATTCAAGCTGTCATGTGATCCAGCCCATCGGGCAGCTCATGATCACGTTTGAATGGAGTGAATGGAGGAACGGGGTATTTTGGTGGATCCAGAGTGTGTATGTTGCCCCGAACCAACGTGGTCGAGGAGTCTATCGAGCCATGCATCGGCACATCGCGGACGAAGCGAAAAACGACCCATGCATCTGCGGTATTCGGTTGTACGTAGCACGAGACAATCATCGAGCCCATGCCGCCTACCGGAAGGTCGGATTAGCTCCATCCTCGTATGACATGTATGAGATCGATTTTATTCTTGGGCATCACGCCATCAAGCCATAA
- a CDS encoding hypothetical protein (conserved protein of unknown function), giving the protein MFTTFWKTCVAGLIIIVPACATFLILSTLFTTLDGLVGRYMYYTVPGLGLLLLVLLIILAGICLDHVAGQDIWTRIEGRLEKIPLVQSIYLTLKGMTDILNFRSRFGQSKVVAFPFPRDGCWALGFVMGIAPSSIQVVPAQTLFMVFVPTAIHPFTGFLALLPEQVLRPVNLPVEDAMKMEFSAGFYRPKTGWLNPPNQQSV; this is encoded by the coding sequence ATGTTCACCACATTCTGGAAAACCTGTGTAGCCGGTCTGATCATCATAGTTCCCGCCTGTGCGACCTTCTTAATTCTTTCCACCCTATTTACGACTCTCGACGGTCTTGTAGGGCGGTACATGTATTATACCGTGCCAGGGCTTGGCCTCTTGCTGTTGGTACTCCTCATCATTCTCGCAGGCATCTGCCTCGATCATGTTGCCGGACAAGACATCTGGACACGCATAGAAGGTCGACTTGAGAAAATCCCTCTGGTACAGAGCATCTACCTCACCTTAAAGGGCATGACGGACATTCTGAACTTTCGGTCTCGCTTTGGCCAAAGTAAGGTCGTTGCCTTTCCATTCCCTCGTGACGGCTGTTGGGCCTTAGGTTTTGTCATGGGAATCGCCCCATCCTCCATTCAAGTCGTACCCGCTCAGACCTTGTTCATGGTCTTTGTCCCAACCGCAATACATCCCTTTACAGGCTTTCTGGCTTTACTCCCAGAACAAGTGCTTCGCCCCGTTAATCTTCCCGTCGAAGACGCTATGAAAATGGAGTTCTCCGCCGGGTTCTACCGTCCTAAGACCGGGTGGCTTAACCCACCGAACCAACAGTCAGTGTAA
- a CDS encoding hypothetical protein (conserved protein of unknown function), translating into MNYSVADIYGMSIVMSLDPDLLAILCCPETKQAVSLADAGLIQKVNAALAKGHVRNKANKLLIGQIEGGLIREDLKILYPIRDRIPVMLIEEGIPMEQILPAG; encoded by the coding sequence ATGAATTATTCTGTCGCAGATATTTATGGGATGTCTATTGTCATGAGTCTTGATCCGGATCTTCTTGCTATCCTTTGTTGTCCTGAAACCAAGCAGGCCGTGAGTCTCGCTGATGCAGGCTTAATTCAGAAGGTCAATGCCGCACTTGCGAAGGGCCACGTCCGAAATAAAGCTAACAAGCTGTTGATAGGACAGATAGAGGGGGGCCTGATTCGAGAAGATCTCAAAATTCTGTATCCCATCCGTGATCGTATTCCCGTCATGCTCATCGAAGAAGGCATTCCGATGGAACAAATCCTGCCAGCCGGTTGA
- a CDS encoding cytoplasmic protein, with the protein MLAGQRINKIRQRPSTDQVQQQFDSLKASLLFCPRCQIATPTRERLLLVLPSGNLYEYLCAHCGTSTGSKTENPVKPIQIIGP; encoded by the coding sequence ATGCTTGCCGGTCAGCGAATCAATAAAATTCGACAACGGCCGTCCACAGACCAGGTCCAACAGCAGTTCGACTCTCTCAAAGCATCCCTCCTTTTCTGCCCGCGCTGCCAGATTGCCACGCCGACACGGGAACGCCTCCTTCTGGTTCTGCCAAGTGGGAATCTTTACGAATACCTTTGTGCTCACTGTGGAACATCCACAGGATCCAAAACAGAGAATCCAGTTAAGCCGATCCAAATCATTGGACCTTAA
- a CDS encoding hypothetical protein (conserved protein of unknown function), which translates to MNPSLQRGVTSFYNLIYEAQTFATAMARIDTAEQEHYAGRIEGLNWVLDRCQELEDMDTNLTPSSLQRILGEVKSDLEHELSVQRREKGRRADGREEALNFVADYLSSLITATEIESAKTTV; encoded by the coding sequence ATGAATCCATCCCTACAACGAGGAGTCACCAGCTTTTATAATCTAATTTACGAAGCCCAAACCTTTGCCACTGCAATGGCCAGAATCGATACGGCCGAGCAGGAGCATTATGCGGGTCGTATTGAAGGACTCAATTGGGTGTTAGATCGGTGTCAGGAATTGGAAGATATGGACACCAATCTCACCCCATCATCCCTCCAGAGAATATTGGGAGAGGTGAAATCAGATCTGGAACACGAACTCTCTGTTCAGCGTAGAGAAAAGGGTCGCCGTGCGGATGGACGTGAGGAAGCACTCAATTTTGTAGCAGACTACCTCTCCAGCCTGATCACCGCAACAGAGATCGAATCCGCTAAGACGACTGTTTGA
- a CDS encoding hypothetical protein (conserved protein of unknown function), with amino-acid sequence MIVHPQQSNPFAAQAVPFDEFLASGKLPEGYLASEYIEQQFVERLVHYILSVPAGSYSMAQLSQLLEQLDPRGQVFFFKRLKETSPDCLKDFAPLYYGFMNEFHSLLFT; translated from the coding sequence GTGATAGTTCATCCGCAGCAATCAAACCCCTTTGCTGCCCAAGCCGTTCCATTCGATGAATTTCTGGCCTCTGGCAAACTCCCAGAAGGCTATCTTGCGAGCGAGTATATCGAGCAACAATTCGTCGAGAGGCTCGTGCACTATATTCTGAGTGTTCCGGCTGGCAGTTATAGCATGGCTCAACTCAGCCAACTCCTGGAACAGCTAGATCCTCGAGGACAAGTCTTCTTTTTTAAGCGATTAAAAGAGACGAGCCCAGATTGCCTCAAGGATTTTGCTCCTCTGTATTATGGCTTCATGAACGAATTCCATTCGCTCCTCTTCACATAG
- a CDS encoding Nitrite oxidoreductase subunit beta, producing MPEVYNWQLGRKMLYPYEERHPKWQFAFVFNINRCLACQTCSMADKSTWLFSKGQEYMWWNNVETKPYGGYPQFYDVKITQLIEQVNPGGQVWNVRVGRKHHAPYGVFEGMTIFDAGAKVGQAAIGYIPTDQEWRFVNIYEDTATSMRALVEGIDKTGFSRDEPWKMTGSSLPEHETFFFYLQRICNHCTYPGCLAACPRKAIYKRPEDGIVLIDQNRCRGYKKCVEQCPYKKPMYRGTTRVSEKCIACYPRIEGKDPLTGGEPMETRCMAACVGKIRMQSLMRIGEDGLWAEDRWHPLYYAIRVEQVALPLYPQWGTEPNGFYIPPRHSPRGYARQMFGPGVDNAIEKYLVPSRELLAVLQLWRASQQIVFRYDVIPGPKVFETQIHGKRFEMYNDTVLGFNKSGKEVARVQVEEPIYIRPAERVTWL from the coding sequence ATGCCTGAAGTATACAATTGGCAGCTGGGACGGAAGATGTTGTACCCCTACGAGGAACGACATCCGAAGTGGCAGTTTGCCTTCGTCTTCAATATCAATCGGTGCTTAGCGTGCCAGACCTGCAGTATGGCGGATAAATCCACCTGGCTCTTCTCCAAGGGACAGGAATACATGTGGTGGAACAACGTGGAGACCAAGCCCTATGGGGGGTATCCACAGTTCTACGACGTCAAGATCACCCAACTGATCGAACAGGTGAATCCCGGCGGGCAGGTGTGGAACGTGCGCGTCGGGCGGAAACACCATGCCCCGTACGGCGTCTTTGAAGGCATGACCATCTTCGACGCCGGGGCCAAAGTGGGCCAGGCCGCCATCGGCTATATTCCGACGGACCAGGAATGGCGGTTCGTCAACATCTACGAAGACACCGCCACCTCGATGCGGGCCTTGGTTGAAGGCATTGACAAGACCGGCTTCTCGCGCGACGAACCCTGGAAGATGACCGGCAGCAGTCTGCCGGAACACGAAACCTTCTTTTTCTATCTCCAGCGGATTTGCAACCACTGCACCTATCCCGGCTGCTTGGCGGCCTGCCCGCGCAAGGCCATCTATAAACGGCCGGAAGACGGCATTGTGCTGATCGATCAGAACCGCTGTCGAGGGTACAAGAAGTGCGTGGAACAGTGCCCCTATAAGAAACCGATGTATCGCGGCACCACCCGCGTCAGCGAAAAATGTATCGCGTGTTATCCGCGCATCGAGGGGAAAGATCCGCTCACCGGGGGAGAGCCCATGGAAACCCGCTGCATGGCGGCCTGCGTGGGAAAGATCCGGATGCAAAGCCTCATGCGCATCGGGGAGGACGGCCTGTGGGCGGAGGATCGCTGGCATCCGCTCTACTATGCCATCCGGGTGGAGCAAGTCGCTTTGCCGCTCTATCCGCAATGGGGCACGGAGCCCAACGGCTTCTACATCCCCCCGCGGCACTCTCCACGCGGGTATGCCCGGCAGATGTTCGGACCCGGCGTCGACAATGCGATCGAGAAGTACCTGGTGCCCAGCCGCGAGTTGCTGGCCGTGCTCCAGCTCTGGCGAGCCAGCCAACAGATCGTGTTCCGCTATGACGTCATTCCAGGGCCGAAAGTGTTTGAAACCCAGATTCACGGCAAGCGGTTCGAGATGTATAACGATACCGTGTTGGGGTTCAATAAATCGGGGAAGGAAGTGGCCCGGGTTCAAGTGGAAGAGCCTATCTACATCAGACCGGCGGAACGGGTCACCTGGTTATAA
- a CDS encoding Nitrite oxidoreductase, alpha subunit — MFLSRRQFLKVSAGTVAAAAVADNVLALTALQPVIEVGNPLGDYPDRSWERVYHDQYRYDSSFTWVCSPNDTHACRVRAFVRNGVVMRVEQNYDHQTYEDLYGNRGTFAHNPRMCLKGFTFHRRVYGPYRLKGPLMRKGWKQWMDDGSPELTPETKRKYKFDSRFLDDMLRVSWDTAFTYAAKAMIVIATRYSGEAGARRLREQGYAPEMIEMMKGAGTRCFKHRAGMPVLGIVGKMGNTRMNGGINALLDTWIRKVGPDQAQGGRYWSNYTWHGDQNPSQPFWSGVQGSDIDLSDMRFSKLNTSWGKNFVENKMPEAHWKLECIERGARVVVITPEYNPTAYRADYWMPLRPESDGALFLGAMKIIIDENMHDTDFMKQFTDAPILVRTDTLQYLDPRDVVADYQFPDFSKSYSGRIQSLKPEQIQRLGGMMIWDLTKKQAVPLHREQVGWHYINSGIDAALTGTYRVKLLNGREIDAMPVWQMYLVHFQDYDLDTVHQICRTPKDLIVRWARDSGTIKPAAIHNGEGVCHYFHMTPNGRAAAMVLIITGNVGKFGTGQHTWAGNYKAGTWTATPWSGAGLSVHTGEDPFHITLDPNAHGKEIKTKSYYYGEEVGYWNHGDTALIVNTPKYGRKVFTGKTHMPTPSKFRWVVNVNVLNNAKHHYDMVRNVDPNIECLITQDIEMTSDVNHNDIAFACNSWMEFTYPEMTVTVSNPWVQIWKGGIRPLYDTRNDLDTFAGVAAKLSDMTGDKRMRDYFAMVYANRVDVYAQRMLDASSTFYGYSADVMLKSEKGWMVMVRTYPRHPFWEETNESKPMWTRSGRYENYRIEPESIEYGENFISHREGPEATPYLPNAIFTTNPYVRPDDYGIPITAQHHDDKTVRNIKLSWHEIMRHANPLWEKGYQFYCVTPKTRHRVHSQWSVNDWVQIYESNFGDPYRMDKRTPGVGEHQIHINPQAAKDRGINDGDYVYVDGNPVDRPYRGWKPSDPYYKVARLMIRAKYNPSYPYHVTMAKHAPYVSTAKSVKGHETRPDGRAIAIDTGYQSNFRYGAQQSFTRNWLMPIHQTDSLPGKHAIAWKFKWGYQVDHHAINTVPKECLIRITKAEDGGIGARGPWEPVRTGFTPGQENEFMIKWLKGEHIKIKV; from the coding sequence ATGTTCTTGTCACGTAGACAATTCTTGAAAGTTTCTGCGGGCACTGTTGCTGCCGCAGCCGTGGCAGATAATGTCCTGGCGTTGACGGCGCTCCAGCCGGTCATCGAAGTCGGCAACCCCTTGGGGGATTATCCTGATCGATCGTGGGAACGTGTCTATCACGATCAATATCGGTACGATTCATCCTTTACCTGGGTCTGCTCCCCGAACGACACGCACGCCTGTCGCGTCCGCGCGTTTGTGCGAAACGGTGTGGTTATGCGCGTGGAACAAAACTACGACCACCAAACCTATGAAGATTTATACGGAAATCGAGGCACATTCGCGCACAACCCACGTATGTGCCTGAAGGGATTCACCTTTCATAGGCGGGTATACGGGCCCTATCGGCTGAAGGGGCCCTTGATGCGAAAGGGGTGGAAGCAATGGATGGATGATGGATCCCCGGAGCTGACCCCTGAAACAAAGCGAAAGTACAAGTTCGACAGTCGATTCCTTGACGATATGCTCCGAGTCTCTTGGGATACGGCCTTCACCTATGCAGCCAAGGCGATGATTGTGATCGCCACTCGGTATAGCGGGGAAGCCGGAGCGCGGCGCCTGCGAGAGCAAGGCTATGCACCAGAAATGATCGAAATGATGAAGGGTGCCGGTACGAGATGCTTTAAGCACCGCGCTGGGATGCCGGTTCTCGGTATTGTCGGCAAGATGGGCAATACCCGCATGAACGGTGGGATCAATGCGTTGCTGGACACCTGGATTCGTAAGGTCGGTCCGGATCAAGCGCAGGGTGGACGTTACTGGTCGAACTACACCTGGCACGGAGATCAAAATCCCTCTCAGCCGTTCTGGTCCGGTGTTCAAGGGTCAGATATTGACTTGTCCGACATGCGCTTCTCGAAACTCAACACCAGTTGGGGTAAGAATTTCGTCGAAAATAAAATGCCGGAAGCTCACTGGAAATTGGAGTGTATCGAGCGTGGTGCCCGCGTCGTCGTCATCACCCCTGAATACAACCCGACTGCGTATCGAGCTGATTACTGGATGCCGTTGCGTCCTGAGTCAGACGGGGCGCTCTTTTTGGGCGCCATGAAAATCATCATTGATGAAAACATGCACGACACGGATTTTATGAAGCAATTTACCGATGCGCCCATCCTAGTGCGTACGGATACCTTGCAATATCTGGATCCACGCGATGTCGTTGCAGATTACCAGTTCCCTGATTTCTCAAAGAGTTATTCAGGGCGCATCCAATCATTGAAGCCTGAGCAAATTCAGCGTTTGGGTGGGATGATGATCTGGGATCTCACCAAAAAACAGGCTGTGCCGCTCCATCGGGAACAGGTCGGCTGGCACTACATCAATAGCGGTATTGATGCGGCCCTCACCGGCACCTACCGGGTGAAGCTGCTCAACGGACGGGAAATCGATGCGATGCCGGTCTGGCAGATGTACCTCGTTCACTTCCAAGATTACGATCTGGACACAGTCCACCAAATCTGCCGTACGCCCAAGGACCTCATTGTACGGTGGGCAAGGGACTCTGGCACGATTAAGCCGGCCGCGATTCACAATGGCGAAGGGGTCTGCCACTATTTCCATATGACGCCGAATGGGCGAGCGGCTGCGATGGTCCTCATTATCACCGGTAACGTCGGAAAGTTCGGTACCGGGCAGCATACCTGGGCAGGTAACTACAAGGCCGGGACATGGACGGCCACTCCCTGGTCAGGCGCTGGTCTGTCAGTTCATACAGGGGAAGATCCATTCCATATCACGTTGGATCCCAATGCGCATGGAAAGGAAATCAAGACCAAGTCCTACTATTACGGCGAAGAAGTCGGGTATTGGAATCACGGCGATACGGCGTTGATCGTCAATACCCCGAAGTATGGCCGCAAGGTGTTTACCGGGAAGACTCACATGCCGACACCCAGTAAGTTTCGCTGGGTGGTCAACGTCAACGTGCTGAATAATGCGAAGCATCACTATGATATGGTGCGCAACGTCGATCCCAACATTGAATGTCTCATCACGCAGGACATCGAAATGACGTCCGATGTGAATCATAACGACATCGCGTTCGCCTGTAACTCCTGGATGGAATTTACCTATCCGGAAATGACCGTAACGGTCTCCAATCCATGGGTGCAGATCTGGAAGGGTGGGATCAGGCCGTTGTACGACACCAGAAACGACCTTGATACTTTCGCTGGAGTCGCCGCGAAGCTCTCTGATATGACTGGCGACAAACGGATGCGCGATTACTTCGCGATGGTCTATGCCAACCGTGTCGATGTGTATGCTCAGCGTATGCTTGATGCGTCCAGCACATTCTATGGCTATTCGGCCGACGTTATGCTTAAGTCAGAAAAAGGCTGGATGGTCATGGTCCGCACCTACCCGCGGCACCCGTTCTGGGAGGAGACCAACGAGTCGAAGCCGATGTGGACGCGCAGCGGGCGATACGAAAACTATCGTATCGAACCCGAATCTATTGAATACGGGGAAAACTTTATCTCTCATCGTGAGGGTCCAGAAGCGACTCCGTACCTGCCGAACGCCATCTTCACGACCAACCCGTATGTTCGGCCTGACGACTACGGTATTCCGATCACCGCGCAACATCACGACGACAAGACAGTCCGGAATATCAAGTTGTCGTGGCATGAAATTATGCGCCATGCGAATCCTTTGTGGGAGAAGGGCTACCAGTTCTACTGTGTCACGCCGAAAACGCGGCACCGCGTCCACAGCCAGTGGTCGGTAAACGACTGGGTGCAGATTTATGAGTCGAACTTCGGCGATCCCTACCGGATGGACAAGCGAACCCCCGGTGTGGGCGAACACCAAATACATATCAATCCGCAGGCGGCCAAGGACCGTGGGATCAACGACGGGGACTATGTGTACGTGGACGGCAACCCCGTTGACCGCCCCTACCGCGGCTGGAAACCGAGCGATCCCTATTACAAAGTGGCGCGCTTAATGATTCGGGCCAAGTACAACCCGTCGTATCCCTATCACGTGACGATGGCCAAGCATGCGCCCTACGTGTCGACGGCCAAATCGGTGAAGGGTCATGAAACCAGGCCGGACGGTCGCGCCATCGCGATCGATACCGGGTATCAGTCCAATTTCCGGTATGGCGCACAACAATCCTTTACGCGCAATTGGCTCATGCCAATTCACCAAACTGACTCCTTGCCTGGTAAGCACGCCATCGCTTGGAAGTTCAAATGGGGCTACCAGGTCGATCACCATGCGATCAACACCGTTCCGAAGGAATGTCTGATCCGCATCACCAAAGCCGAAGACGGCGGCATCGGCGCCCGTGGGCCGTGGGAACCGGTGCGGACCGGGTTTACCCCCGGACAGGAAAATGAGTTTATGATCAAGTGGCTCAAGGGTGAACACATCAAGATTAAAGTCTAA
- a CDS encoding hypothetical protein (conserved membrane protein of unknown function): MAFNQALRLTSILLAAVSFVGLTLGSGLPAWLAVLTGGGLIVVLLRQFTAGVFSHLASHISFSPAGWNLLIIVGFLGFWVDMLWVSGELLPAGIHFLMILMVIKLFNLKLRRDYLHLYAISLVAILASGSLTTDLWYFPIFLLYLVAGVWTLILFQITKGAEDTDARPLAGRSLQSGLISRVTPQLFWLANGLALMCFGMTLAIFFTIPRISAGFYQKGFGENIRTSGFSETVNLGAIGPIKRDPSIVMRVEVPQHPLQTEDRFYVRGVSFDQYDGKSWTNRLSFRRNLSEESPGMFIIRGHQGPAPSRLGEAIRQNILLEPLDTSVLFAAPFVESVSGKFPAVQSDFAGSVYLPFPSSSRIEYAVVSRFHPVLPADLGSEPTTYPETFTKHFLQIPYTSERIGKLAEDMTRSQRSPYEKAHAIQTFLIRNYRYSLDAPLAGVDRPLEEFLFFRKTGYCEHYATAMVIMLRTVGIPARLVTGFLATEWNEYGSYYVVRQQDAHAWVEVYLPHSGWVMMDPTPPSGEPVGDVYPAWLALERILDNVKLQWSRFFVQYSAADQLAVVQELKAGGQSVGHKTLDSMATLFSPILRLLGGLPDYMFPSNLRPQGAIWGFLVVACIILLGLSMRRILVRMFPDKKITQEDHRIVDLYKQMIKRLADKGIAKTATTTPLEFVRITRIRWSEANLAVASITELYCRARFGGTPLTDEELGAAEDRLRHLTMLGKP; this comes from the coding sequence GTGGCCTTTAATCAGGCACTTCGACTGACTTCAATTCTGTTGGCAGCGGTTTCATTTGTTGGACTGACGCTTGGGTCAGGTCTACCTGCGTGGTTGGCGGTGTTGACGGGTGGGGGACTGATTGTTGTGCTCTTACGCCAGTTTACAGCCGGAGTATTCAGCCACCTTGCCTCGCACATTTCTTTCTCACCAGCTGGTTGGAACCTGCTGATCATCGTTGGGTTTCTTGGTTTTTGGGTGGATATGCTCTGGGTGTCTGGTGAACTTCTTCCGGCGGGAATCCATTTCCTCATGATCCTCATGGTCATCAAGCTGTTCAACCTCAAGCTTCGTCGCGACTATTTGCATCTCTATGCCATCAGTCTCGTGGCCATCCTCGCGTCGGGTTCCCTCACCACGGATCTGTGGTATTTCCCCATCTTCTTGCTCTATCTCGTGGCCGGAGTCTGGACGCTGATCCTGTTCCAAATTACCAAAGGCGCTGAAGACACCGATGCCCGGCCGCTAGCCGGCCGGTCGCTACAGTCAGGGTTGATCAGCCGGGTCACGCCCCAACTCTTTTGGCTCGCAAACGGACTTGCGCTGATGTGCTTTGGGATGACATTGGCAATCTTCTTCACGATTCCTCGAATCAGCGCGGGGTTTTATCAGAAAGGCTTTGGAGAAAATATTCGCACGTCTGGATTTTCCGAGACGGTCAACTTAGGTGCGATAGGACCGATCAAACGGGATCCGAGCATCGTGATGCGGGTCGAGGTGCCACAGCACCCGCTACAAACTGAGGACCGGTTTTATGTACGAGGAGTCTCGTTCGATCAGTATGACGGCAAATCATGGACGAATCGATTGAGCTTCCGGCGGAACCTCAGCGAGGAAAGTCCCGGGATGTTTATCATTCGTGGGCATCAAGGTCCTGCACCATCTCGCCTGGGCGAAGCGATCCGACAGAACATTCTTCTAGAGCCGCTCGATACGTCCGTACTCTTCGCCGCTCCATTCGTTGAAAGCGTCAGCGGGAAATTCCCGGCGGTCCAGTCAGATTTTGCAGGGTCAGTGTATCTTCCGTTCCCCAGCTCGTCGCGCATTGAATACGCTGTTGTCTCTCGCTTCCATCCTGTGCTGCCGGCTGATCTTGGCTCCGAGCCGACCACTTACCCGGAAACCTTCACCAAACATTTTCTCCAAATCCCCTATACATCGGAACGGATCGGTAAGCTAGCAGAAGACATGACACGCTCCCAGCGCAGTCCCTATGAAAAAGCGCATGCCATTCAAACGTTCCTTATTCGAAATTATCGGTATAGCCTTGATGCACCTCTTGCCGGGGTGGATCGCCCGCTTGAAGAATTTCTCTTCTTCCGCAAAACGGGATATTGCGAACACTATGCGACGGCCATGGTGATCATGCTTCGGACCGTAGGAATTCCGGCGCGTCTTGTGACTGGGTTTCTCGCCACAGAGTGGAATGAATATGGCAGCTATTATGTGGTCCGACAACAAGATGCACATGCATGGGTGGAAGTGTATCTACCGCATTCCGGATGGGTCATGATGGATCCGACTCCACCTTCGGGCGAACCAGTGGGGGATGTATACCCTGCTTGGCTGGCTTTGGAACGCATTCTGGATAATGTCAAACTCCAGTGGAGTCGCTTTTTTGTGCAATACAGCGCTGCGGATCAACTGGCCGTTGTGCAGGAATTGAAGGCCGGGGGGCAATCTGTTGGCCATAAGACGCTCGATTCCATGGCCACCCTCTTCAGTCCGATTCTGAGACTGCTAGGAGGGCTTCCAGATTACATGTTCCCAAGTAACCTGCGGCCACAGGGGGCAATCTGGGGTTTCCTCGTTGTTGCGTGCATCATTCTGCTTGGGCTGAGCATGAGAAGAATCTTGGTAAGAATGTTTCCGGATAAGAAGATAACCCAGGAAGACCACCGTATCGTGGATCTGTACAAGCAGATGATCAAACGTCTCGCTGACAAAGGTATTGCGAAGACAGCTACCACCACGCCTCTTGAGTTTGTTCGCATTACTCGCATCCGATGGAGTGAAGCGAATCTCGCGGTGGCTTCCATTACGGAGCTTTATTGCAGAGCTCGGTTTGGTGGAACACCTCTTACCGACGAAGAACTGGGAGCGGCGGAGGACCGGCTCAGACACTTGACGATGTTAGGTAAACCATGA